A genomic region of Pseudomonas abietaniphila contains the following coding sequences:
- a CDS encoding TetR/AcrR family transcriptional regulator: MTLEVPAHSASATKPASRIRQKNEEAIMKAAEDEFARHGFKGTSMNTIAQNAGLPKANLHYYFTNKLGLYIAVLSNIIQLWDSTFNHLKVEDDPAQALTQYIRAKMEFSRRQPQASRIFAMEIISGGECLNEYFSQDYRQWFQGRAAVFQAWIDAGKMDPVDPVHLIFLLWGSTQHYADFATQICQVTGRTRLTKQDMEEAGNNLIRIILKGCGLTPPI, from the coding sequence ATGACCCTTGAAGTCCCTGCTCACAGCGCCAGCGCCACCAAACCGGCGAGCCGCATTCGTCAAAAGAATGAAGAAGCGATCATGAAAGCTGCCGAGGACGAGTTCGCCCGTCACGGATTCAAAGGCACCAGCATGAACACGATCGCGCAGAATGCCGGGCTGCCAAAAGCCAACCTGCACTATTACTTCACCAACAAGCTGGGTCTGTACATCGCGGTCCTGAGTAACATCATTCAACTGTGGGACAGCACCTTCAACCATCTGAAGGTCGAAGACGATCCGGCTCAGGCGTTGACCCAATACATCCGCGCGAAGATGGAGTTCTCCCGACGCCAGCCACAGGCCTCGCGCATCTTCGCGATGGAAATCATCAGTGGCGGCGAATGCCTGAACGAGTACTTCAGCCAGGATTACCGGCAGTGGTTTCAAGGACGTGCGGCCGTCTTTCAGGCGTGGATCGATGCGGGCAAAATGGACCCGGTCGATCCGGTTCATCTCATCTTCCTGCTGTGGGGCAGCACTCAGCATTACGCTGACTTCGCCACGCAGATCTGCCAGGTCACCGGTCGCACGCGCCTGACCAAGCAAGACATGGAAGAGGCGGGCAACAACCTGATCCGCATCATCCTCAAGGGTTGCGGGCTCACGCCACCGATCTGA
- a CDS encoding uracil-xanthine permease family protein, translating into MQPEAPDNNDLIYGLNDRPRPAPATLAAIQHVLAAFVGIITPPLIIGSALGLGAYLPYLISMALMVSGVGTFIQARRPFGIGAGMICLQGTSFAFLGAVLSAGFMVKQRGGSPEDIMAMVFGVCFFGAIVQIVLSRFIGQLRRVITPLVTGIVITLIGVSLIKVGVTDLGGGFNAPDFGEPLNLALGIFVLLVIILLNRSSTPWVRLSAIIIGLAVGSVAAWFCGKLTPHAISGVALISIPLPLRFGFNFDWAAFLPVALIYLISSIETVGDLTANCMLSREPIKGPSYIARLKGGVLGDGVSCMIAATFSAFPNTTFAQNNGVIQLTGVASRYVGLYIGAILFLLGLFPVIGAILQQIPKPVLGGATLVMFGSVAAAGVRILAQSTLDRRSMLIIATSFGVGLGIAAQPTLLHHLPQLVQNLFDSAITSGGLTAIAMCLLLPESKETLAEKQEMEAFEH; encoded by the coding sequence ATGCAGCCCGAAGCGCCCGACAATAACGACCTGATCTACGGCCTCAACGACAGACCCCGCCCGGCACCCGCCACGCTGGCCGCCATTCAGCACGTGCTCGCGGCGTTCGTCGGCATCATCACGCCTCCACTGATCATCGGGTCAGCATTAGGGCTGGGGGCTTACTTGCCCTACCTGATCAGCATGGCATTGATGGTTTCAGGTGTCGGTACGTTTATTCAGGCACGTCGTCCCTTCGGCATTGGTGCCGGGATGATCTGCCTGCAAGGGACCAGCTTCGCGTTTCTCGGCGCGGTCCTGTCTGCGGGATTTATGGTCAAACAGCGTGGCGGCAGCCCCGAAGACATCATGGCGATGGTTTTCGGTGTGTGTTTCTTCGGCGCCATCGTGCAGATTGTCCTCAGCCGTTTCATCGGCCAGTTGCGCCGCGTTATCACGCCGTTGGTTACCGGGATCGTGATCACACTGATCGGCGTCAGCCTGATCAAGGTCGGCGTGACGGACCTGGGCGGTGGCTTCAACGCCCCCGATTTTGGCGAGCCGCTCAATCTCGCGCTGGGCATCTTCGTGTTGCTGGTCATCATTCTGCTTAACCGCTCGAGCACGCCGTGGGTGCGTCTGTCGGCAATCATCATCGGGCTTGCGGTCGGCAGCGTTGCGGCATGGTTTTGCGGAAAGCTTACGCCCCATGCCATCAGCGGCGTCGCGTTGATCAGTATTCCGCTGCCTTTGCGGTTTGGTTTCAATTTTGACTGGGCAGCGTTCCTACCGGTCGCGCTGATTTATCTGATCAGCAGCATCGAAACCGTGGGCGACCTGACGGCCAACTGCATGCTTTCTCGTGAACCGATCAAAGGCCCCAGTTACATCGCCCGCCTCAAAGGCGGCGTATTGGGTGATGGCGTGAGTTGCATGATCGCCGCCACCTTCAGCGCCTTTCCCAACACCACCTTCGCCCAGAACAACGGGGTGATTCAGCTCACGGGCGTGGCCAGTCGTTATGTCGGGCTCTATATCGGCGCGATTCTTTTCCTGCTCGGACTCTTCCCGGTCATCGGTGCGATTCTGCAACAGATTCCAAAACCGGTGCTGGGCGGCGCGACGCTGGTGATGTTCGGCAGCGTGGCCGCCGCCGGCGTCCGGATCCTGGCGCAGTCGACGCTGGATCGCCGCAGCATGTTGATCATCGCGACGTCATTCGGCGTCGGCCTGGGCATCGCCGCGCAACCGACCTTACTGCACCATCTGCCACAACTGGTACAAAACTTGTTTGATTCGGCGATCACCAGTGGCGGTCTGACGGCGATTGCGATGTGCCTGTTGTTGCCCGAAAGCAAAGAGACCCTCGCAGAAAAGCAGGAGATGGAGGCATTTGAGCACTAA
- a CDS encoding LysR family transcriptional regulator has protein sequence MSTRRSDPLAQVSDFDIRLLRIFRSVVESGGFSAAESALGIGRSAISQQMSDLEQRLGLRLCQRGRAGFSLTEEGREVYQSSLQLLSALESFRTEVNGLHRHLRGELNIGLTDNLVTLPHMRITHALSQLKERGPDVHINIRMIAPNEVEQGVLDGSLHVGVVPQASALSGLEYQPLYSERSLLYCAVGHPLFYVDDAQLGDDRLADQEAIAPTFRLPTDIQAHYQALKCTASASDREGMAFLILTGRYMGYLPDHYASFWVQQGRLRALKPQTRFYDLSLVTVTRKGRRPHLVLESFLESLAATR, from the coding sequence ATGAGCACCCGACGTTCCGACCCGCTGGCACAAGTCAGCGACTTTGATATCCGCCTGCTGCGCATCTTTAGAAGCGTAGTCGAGTCAGGGGGCTTCTCTGCCGCCGAAAGCGCGCTGGGCATTGGTCGCTCGGCGATCAGCCAGCAGATGAGCGATCTGGAGCAACGTCTCGGTTTGCGCTTGTGTCAGCGTGGTCGGGCGGGGTTTTCTCTGACAGAAGAAGGCCGTGAGGTCTATCAGTCGTCGCTGCAGCTGTTAAGTGCGCTGGAAAGTTTTCGCACGGAAGTGAATGGCCTTCACCGACACCTGCGCGGCGAACTGAACATCGGCCTGACGGATAACCTGGTCACCCTCCCCCACATGCGAATCACCCACGCGCTGTCACAACTCAAGGAGCGTGGGCCGGATGTGCACATCAACATCCGCATGATCGCGCCCAACGAAGTGGAGCAAGGCGTGCTCGATGGCAGTTTGCATGTCGGTGTTGTGCCCCAAGCCAGCGCCTTGTCCGGCCTTGAATACCAGCCGCTCTACAGTGAACGCTCCCTGTTGTACTGCGCCGTAGGACATCCATTGTTTTACGTGGACGACGCGCAACTGGGGGATGACCGTCTCGCTGATCAGGAAGCGATCGCGCCGACCTTCCGTTTGCCGACGGACATCCAGGCTCACTATCAGGCACTCAAATGCACCGCCAGCGCTTCGGACCGAGAAGGCATGGCGTTCCTGATCCTCACCGGACGCTACATGGGCTATTTGCCAGACCACTACGCGAGCTTCTGGGTCCAGCAAGGCAGATTAAGAGCCCTAAAGCCGCAGACTCGATTTTATGACCTGAGTCTTGTCACCGTGACCCGAAAGGGACGTCGCCCCCATTTGGTGCTGGAGAGTTTCCTGGAAAGTCTGGCTGCCACACGATGA
- a CDS encoding aspartate aminotransferase family protein, whose protein sequence is MNMPESSDMSLASQLKLDAHWMPYTANRNFQRDPRLIVAAHGSYLTDDKGRKIYDGLSGLWTCGAGHTRKEIQEAVAKQLGTLDYSPAFQFGHPLSFQLAEQITDLTPGNLNHVFYTDSGSECADTAVKMVRAYWRLKGQATKTKMIGRARGYHGVNIAGTSLGGVNGNRKMFGQLMDVDHLPHTLLASNAYSRGMPEQGGIALADEMLKLIELHDASNIAAVIVEPMAGSAGVIVPPQGYLKRLREICDQHNILLIFDEVITGFGRTGSMFGADSFGVTPDLMCIAKQVTNGAIPMGAVIASSEIYQTFMNQPTPEYAVEFPHGYTYSAHPVACAAGLAALDILKRENLVQQVAETAPHFENSLHGLKGSKNVVDIRNYGLAGAIQLAARDGDMIVRPFETAMKLWKAGFYVRFGGDTLQFGPTFNSKPQDLDRMFDAVGEALNQVD, encoded by the coding sequence ATGAATATGCCCGAATCGTCCGATATGTCTCTGGCCAGCCAGCTCAAGCTTGACGCGCACTGGATGCCTTACACCGCCAACCGCAATTTCCAGCGCGATCCTCGACTGATCGTTGCAGCGCACGGCAGTTACCTGACAGACGATAAAGGTCGCAAGATTTATGACGGCTTGTCCGGTCTGTGGACCTGCGGTGCCGGTCATACGCGCAAGGAAATTCAGGAAGCCGTCGCCAAGCAACTGGGCACGCTCGATTACTCGCCCGCGTTCCAGTTCGGTCATCCACTGTCCTTCCAGCTGGCTGAACAGATCACCGACCTGACGCCAGGCAATTTGAATCACGTCTTCTATACCGACTCTGGCTCTGAGTGTGCCGACACCGCCGTGAAAATGGTCCGTGCTTACTGGCGTCTCAAAGGTCAGGCGACCAAGACCAAAATGATCGGCCGTGCCCGTGGGTATCATGGCGTGAACATCGCGGGCACCAGCCTGGGTGGCGTCAACGGCAACCGCAAAATGTTCGGCCAGTTGATGGACGTTGACCACCTGCCTCACACCTTGCTTGCCAGCAACGCTTATTCGCGCGGCATGCCGGAGCAGGGCGGTATCGCGTTGGCCGATGAAATGCTCAAGTTGATCGAGCTGCACGATGCGTCGAACATCGCCGCGGTCATCGTCGAACCTATGGCCGGCTCGGCGGGCGTGATCGTTCCGCCGCAGGGCTACCTCAAGCGTCTGCGCGAAATCTGCGATCAGCACAACATTCTGCTGATCTTCGACGAAGTCATCACCGGCTTTGGCCGCACGGGTTCGATGTTCGGCGCAGATAGCTTCGGTGTAACACCGGATCTGATGTGCATCGCCAAGCAAGTCACCAATGGCGCGATCCCGATGGGCGCGGTGATAGCGAGCAGCGAGATTTACCAGACGTTCATGAATCAGCCAACGCCTGAGTACGCAGTCGAATTCCCCCACGGTTATACCTATTCGGCGCACCCGGTCGCTTGCGCCGCCGGCCTTGCCGCACTGGACATTCTCAAGCGCGAAAACCTGGTGCAGCAAGTTGCGGAAACCGCGCCGCATTTCGAGAACTCGCTGCACGGCCTCAAAGGCAGCAAGAACGTTGTCGATATCCGCAACTATGGCTTGGCAGGTGCGATCCAGCTCGCTGCGCGTGACGGCGACATGATCGTTCGTCCTTTCGAGACGGCCATGAAGTTATGGAAGGCCGGCTTCTATGTGCGTTTTGGCGGCGACACTCTGCAGTTCGGGCCAACGTTCAACAGCAAGCCGCAGGATCTGGATCGCATGTTCGATGCGGTGGGCGAAGCGCTCAACCAGGTCGACTGA
- a CDS encoding CoA-acylating methylmalonate-semialdehyde dehydrogenase, with amino-acid sequence MSTIQHLIHGELVSDTGRTADVFNPSTGQAIHKVPLASRETVQQAIDSAKAAFPAWRNTPPAKRAQVMFRFKQLLEQNEARIAQLISEEHGKTLEDAAGELKRGIENVEYASAAPEILKGEYSRNVGPNIDAWSDFQPLGVVAGITPFNFPAMVPLWMYPLAIACGNCFILKPSERDPSSTLLIAQLLHEAGLPKGVLNVVHGDKAAVDALIEAPEVKALSFVGSTPIAEYIYKEATARGKRVQALGGAKNHAVLMPDADLDNAVSALMGAAYGSCGERCMAISVAVCVGDQVADALVAKLVPQIKALKIGAGTTCGLDMGPLVTGQHRDKVSGYIEDGVGAGAKLVVDGRGLTVSGHEDGFFLGGCLFDQVTPEMRIYKEEIFGPVLCIVRVNSLEQAMQLINDHEYGNGTCIFTRDGEAARLFCDEIEVGMVGVNVPLPVPVAYHSFGGWKRSLFGDLHAYGPDGVRFYTRRKAITQRWPQRASHEASQFAFPSL; translated from the coding sequence ATGAGCACCATTCAACACCTGATTCATGGCGAGTTGGTCAGCGACACCGGTCGTACCGCCGACGTCTTCAACCCGTCAACCGGTCAGGCGATTCACAAGGTTCCTTTGGCCAGTCGTGAAACCGTCCAGCAGGCCATCGACTCGGCGAAAGCCGCCTTCCCCGCGTGGCGCAACACACCGCCGGCCAAGCGCGCTCAAGTGATGTTCCGTTTCAAGCAATTGCTGGAGCAGAACGAAGCGCGTATTGCTCAGCTGATCAGTGAGGAACACGGCAAGACCCTGGAAGATGCTGCGGGTGAGCTCAAGCGCGGTATCGAAAACGTGGAGTACGCCAGCGCCGCCCCGGAAATCCTGAAGGGTGAGTACAGCCGTAACGTCGGTCCCAACATTGACGCGTGGTCCGATTTCCAGCCGCTGGGTGTCGTCGCTGGCATCACACCGTTCAACTTCCCGGCCATGGTGCCGCTGTGGATGTATCCGCTGGCGATTGCTTGCGGCAACTGTTTCATCCTCAAACCTTCCGAGCGCGATCCAAGTTCCACTCTCTTGATCGCTCAATTGCTGCACGAAGCAGGCTTGCCCAAGGGCGTGTTGAACGTAGTGCATGGCGACAAAGCTGCGGTCGATGCCTTGATTGAGGCGCCGGAAGTCAAAGCGCTGAGTTTTGTGGGCTCAACGCCGATTGCCGAGTACATCTATAAAGAAGCGACGGCACGCGGCAAACGCGTTCAGGCGCTGGGCGGCGCGAAGAACCATGCCGTGCTGATGCCGGACGCGGATCTGGACAATGCCGTGAGTGCATTGATGGGCGCAGCTTACGGTTCGTGTGGCGAGCGCTGCATGGCGATTTCGGTGGCTGTCTGCGTCGGTGATCAGGTTGCCGACGCGTTGGTCGCCAAACTCGTGCCGCAGATCAAGGCGCTGAAAATTGGTGCAGGCACGACATGCGGGCTGGACATGGGGCCGTTGGTGACCGGTCAGCATCGCGACAAAGTCAGTGGCTATATAGAAGATGGTGTTGGTGCGGGTGCCAAGCTGGTCGTGGATGGTCGTGGCCTGACGGTGTCGGGGCATGAAGACGGTTTCTTCCTGGGTGGCTGCCTGTTCGACCAGGTCACCCCCGAGATGCGTATCTATAAAGAAGAGATCTTCGGGCCGGTGCTGTGCATCGTCCGAGTGAACAGTCTTGAGCAGGCCATGCAACTGATCAACGATCACGAGTACGGCAATGGCACGTGCATCTTCACCCGTGATGGCGAGGCCGCGCGCTTGTTCTGCGATGAGATCGAAGTCGGCATGGTGGGCGTCAACGTTCCTCTGCCGGTCCCTGTGGCTTACCACAGCTTTGGCGGCTGGAAGCGTTCGTTGTTTGGCGATCTCCATGCGTACGGCCCGGACGGTGTGCGTTTTTACACCCGCCGCAAGGCGATTACGCAGCGCTGGCCTCAGCGCGCGAGCCATGAGGCTTCGCAGTTCGCATTCCCAAGCTTGTAA
- the recC gene encoding exodeoxyribonuclease V subunit gamma — protein sequence MPVTSNLNPGFMVVHGNRLDELRSLVVSWMRRYPLTPLENEVALVQSNGIAQWLKLALAEDAEEDDTGGCGIAAAIDVQLPGSFMWQLYRAVLGKDEIPETSLLDKAPLTWRLMRLLPALINQPHFEPLQRFLTADTDLRKRYQLSERLADLFDQYQVYRADWLEDWAAGRHQLRSVRGEVKALKPENCWQAELWRALLHDVGAEGMAQSRAGVHQRYIERINSLTEAPVGLPARVIVFGISSLPAQALEALAGLARFSQVLLCVHNPCRHHWADIVPDKDLLRHEYKRQSRKAGMPVVLNPDALHQHAHPLLAAWGKQGRDYINLLDSHDDPNSYRSIFRDGRIDLFSESDPYTILNQLQDDILELRPLGETRERWPAVDIKTDRSIRFHVAHSAQREVEVLHDQLLARFSKDPDLRPRDVIVMVPDIDSYAPHIRAVFGQLDRDDRRFIPFTLADQGQRGRDPLLIAVEHLLKIPDSRFPVSEILDLLDVPALRARFGINERDLPTLHRWIEGAGVRWGLNAKQREGLGLPEALEQNSWHFGLRRMLLGYAVGSGVAYEGIEPYDEIGGLDAALIGPLVALVDALQIAHNELSQPATPPVWGMRLQALMQLFFAADSEHDDYLLGQLETLRETWLETCENVGLLEELPLTVVREAWLAGLDQGRLSQRFLAGSVNFCTLMPMRAIPFKIVCLLGMNDGDYPRAQPPLDFDLMGSDYRPGDRSRREDDRYLLLEALLSARDQLYISWVGRSIRDNSERPASVLIGQLRDHLASGWRLADAVEPEDEHRRDPGQQLLHKLTLEHPLQPFSAKYFQESLEFFSFAREWQVLHETVENSIEAKTLERHEQEEPLSLMQLQDFLRNPVKHFFSQRLKIFFEVAEAPLADEEPFVLDALERYGVSDSLLQAALTDPDNADQSLKAEAIRLQASGLLPMAGFGELLQDELIEPLPDLVQRYHALLFKWPERLHSALPVTYRHQGVELDGWLDGLYQNAQGQLLAVTAIPNAIGGKKSRKWHRLTKPWVIHLVACACDLPLTTALVASDDTLLLSPLDKDTATRTLDDLLLAWQHGMQRPLPVAVQTAFAWLGQGDEVKAEAAARKAYEGDGQTTQGERAQSTALARQFPDFDALLDTEEFVGWCESLYKPIFEAPWQSLSSEEAGA from the coding sequence ATGCCGGTGACATCCAACCTCAATCCCGGGTTCATGGTGGTTCATGGCAATCGCCTGGATGAGCTGCGCAGCCTGGTCGTGTCGTGGATGCGGCGCTATCCGCTCACACCGCTGGAGAATGAGGTCGCTCTGGTACAGAGCAACGGCATCGCTCAATGGCTAAAGCTTGCCTTGGCTGAAGACGCGGAGGAGGACGATACGGGCGGCTGCGGTATCGCTGCAGCGATCGATGTACAGCTTCCCGGCAGTTTCATGTGGCAGCTGTATCGCGCGGTCTTGGGTAAGGACGAGATTCCGGAAACCTCGCTGCTCGATAAGGCCCCGCTGACGTGGCGCTTGATGCGGCTTTTGCCCGCGCTCATCAACCAACCTCACTTCGAACCCCTTCAGCGCTTTCTGACGGCGGACACGGATCTGCGCAAGCGCTATCAACTCTCCGAGCGACTGGCAGACCTGTTCGACCAATACCAGGTCTATCGCGCTGACTGGCTGGAAGACTGGGCCGCCGGCAGACATCAATTGAGGAGCGTGCGGGGGGAAGTCAAGGCACTCAAGCCTGAGAACTGCTGGCAGGCCGAGTTATGGCGTGCGCTGTTGCATGACGTCGGTGCCGAAGGGATGGCTCAGAGTCGTGCCGGCGTTCATCAGCGCTATATCGAGCGTATCAACAGCCTGACCGAGGCGCCTGTCGGGCTGCCGGCTCGTGTCATCGTATTCGGCATTTCCTCGCTCCCTGCTCAAGCATTGGAAGCCCTCGCAGGACTGGCGCGCTTCAGCCAGGTGCTTTTGTGCGTGCACAATCCGTGTCGCCATCACTGGGCCGACATCGTCCCGGATAAAGACCTGCTGCGTCACGAATACAAACGTCAGTCGCGCAAGGCCGGCATGCCCGTTGTGCTGAATCCTGACGCCTTGCATCAGCACGCACACCCGCTGCTCGCTGCCTGGGGCAAGCAGGGGCGCGATTATATCAATTTGCTCGACAGCCACGACGACCCCAACAGTTATCGCTCTATTTTTCGCGATGGCCGGATCGATCTGTTCAGCGAAAGCGACCCGTACACGATCCTCAATCAGTTGCAGGACGACATCCTCGAATTGCGCCCGCTGGGAGAAACCCGCGAGCGATGGCCGGCGGTGGATATCAAGACCGACCGATCAATCCGTTTCCATGTAGCCCACAGTGCACAACGCGAAGTGGAAGTGTTGCACGACCAGTTGCTCGCGCGGTTCAGCAAGGACCCGGATTTGCGTCCTCGCGATGTCATCGTCATGGTCCCGGACATTGACAGCTATGCGCCTCACATTCGCGCGGTGTTCGGTCAACTGGATCGTGATGATCGTCGCTTCATCCCGTTCACGCTGGCGGACCAAGGGCAGCGTGGCCGCGATCCGTTGCTGATCGCCGTCGAGCACCTGCTGAAGATTCCAGACAGCCGTTTCCCGGTCAGCGAAATCCTCGACCTGTTGGACGTCCCGGCGTTGCGCGCCCGGTTTGGTATTAATGAGCGCGACCTGCCCACCCTGCATCGCTGGATCGAGGGTGCAGGCGTGCGCTGGGGTCTCAACGCCAAACAACGTGAAGGGCTGGGATTGCCAGAGGCGCTGGAGCAGAACAGTTGGCATTTCGGTCTGCGCCGCATGCTGCTCGGATACGCGGTAGGGTCAGGCGTCGCTTATGAGGGCATCGAACCCTACGACGAGATTGGCGGGCTGGACGCAGCGCTGATCGGTCCACTGGTGGCGTTGGTCGATGCGCTGCAGATCGCGCACAACGAACTTTCGCAACCTGCGACGCCACCGGTGTGGGGCATGCGTCTGCAGGCGCTCATGCAGTTATTCTTCGCAGCAGACAGCGAGCACGATGATTACCTCTTGGGTCAGCTGGAAACGCTGCGTGAAACCTGGCTGGAAACCTGCGAGAACGTGGGCTTGCTTGAAGAGCTGCCGCTGACCGTTGTCCGCGAAGCCTGGCTCGCCGGACTGGATCAGGGACGTCTTTCGCAGCGGTTCCTGGCGGGTTCAGTCAACTTCTGCACGCTGATGCCGATGCGTGCGATTCCCTTCAAGATCGTCTGCCTGCTGGGCATGAATGACGGCGATTACCCCCGCGCGCAGCCTCCGCTGGATTTCGACTTGATGGGCAGCGATTACCGGCCGGGTGATCGTTCTCGTCGTGAAGACGATCGCTACCTGTTACTCGAAGCGCTGCTGTCCGCTCGTGATCAGCTGTACATCAGTTGGGTTGGGCGCAGCATTCGTGATAACTCCGAGCGTCCCGCGTCTGTGCTGATCGGTCAGTTACGCGATCACCTCGCCAGCGGTTGGCGGCTGGCGGACGCCGTTGAACCAGAAGACGAACACAGGCGCGACCCCGGGCAACAGTTGCTGCATAAGCTCACGCTCGAACACCCGTTGCAGCCGTTCAGCGCCAAGTATTTTCAGGAGAGTCTGGAGTTCTTCAGCTTTGCCCGTGAGTGGCAGGTCCTGCACGAAACGGTTGAGAACAGCATTGAAGCCAAGACACTGGAAAGACACGAGCAGGAAGAGCCGCTGAGCCTGATGCAGCTTCAGGATTTCCTGCGTAACCCGGTTAAACACTTCTTCAGTCAGCGCTTGAAGATTTTCTTCGAGGTCGCCGAAGCACCGCTCGCGGATGAGGAGCCTTTCGTACTCGACGCCCTTGAGCGTTATGGCGTGAGCGATAGCCTGCTGCAAGCCGCGCTGACCGATCCCGACAACGCCGATCAGTCGCTCAAGGCTGAGGCCATACGCTTGCAAGCCAGTGGTCTGCTACCGATGGCCGGGTTCGGCGAGCTTTTGCAAGATGAGCTGATCGAGCCTTTGCCTGATCTGGTGCAGCGCTATCACGCGCTGCTGTTCAAGTGGCCTGAGCGTTTGCACAGCGCATTGCCGGTGACTTACCGACATCAGGGTGTCGAGCTCGATGGATGGCTCGACGGGCTGTATCAGAATGCACAGGGTCAATTGCTGGCGGTCACCGCGATTCCGAACGCCATTGGCGGCAAGAAGTCTCGCAAGTGGCATCGCTTGACCAAACCATGGGTGATTCACTTGGTCGCCTGCGCATGTGATTTGCCGCTGACGACTGCACTGGTCGCAAGCGATGACACCTTGCTGTTGTCGCCGCTGGATAAAGACACGGCCACGCGCACGCTGGATGATTTGCTGCTCGCATGGCAGCACGGCATGCAACGACCGCTGCCGGTCGCCGTGCAAACCGCATTTGCATGGCTGGGACAGGGCGACGAGGTGAAGGCTGAGGCGGCGGCTCGCAAAGCCTATGAGGGCGATGGGCAGACTACCCAGGGTGAACGCGCACAGAGCACGGCACTCGCTCGGCAGTTCCCGGATTTCGACGCGCTCCTTGACACCGAAGAGTTCGTCGGTTGGTGCGAATCGCTGTACAAACCGATTTTTGAAGCGCCCTGGCAATCCCTGTCCAGCGAGGAGGCCGGAGCATGA